One Haladaptatus sp. R4 DNA window includes the following coding sequences:
- a CDS encoding alpha/beta fold hydrolase yields MESVTHQGREIAYRVVDRGGDGNPVLFVHGSGGTHDIWKAQLARLASEFPVVALDLSGHGGSDDVDSDPGWGTLSAYAGDVLAVAEATDAKTLVGNSLGGAIVMHLVLERDFEPEALVLAGTGARLSVLDDLLSWLDDDFDRAVEFLHGGDRLFHDPDDRYVELSKESMYAVGQRVTSRDFHSCHTFDVCDEVDGIAAPTLAVVGEYDMLTPPWYHEFLAENVQDGSYAEIEGAAHLAMLETPDAFNETVVEFLDAAR; encoded by the coding sequence ATGGAGTCAGTCACGCATCAGGGTCGGGAGATTGCATACCGCGTCGTAGACCGCGGTGGCGACGGAAATCCGGTTCTGTTCGTCCACGGCAGTGGGGGAACACACGATATTTGGAAGGCACAACTCGCTCGCCTCGCCTCCGAGTTCCCCGTCGTCGCCCTCGATTTGAGCGGCCACGGCGGCTCCGATGACGTCGATTCCGATCCCGGTTGGGGAACCCTCTCCGCGTACGCTGGCGACGTGCTGGCGGTTGCCGAGGCGACAGACGCCAAGACCCTCGTCGGTAACTCGCTCGGCGGTGCCATCGTGATGCATCTGGTCCTCGAACGTGATTTCGAACCCGAAGCGCTCGTTCTCGCCGGAACCGGCGCACGGCTTTCCGTCCTGGACGATTTGCTCTCGTGGTTGGACGACGATTTCGACCGAGCAGTCGAATTCCTCCACGGCGGCGACCGGTTGTTTCACGACCCGGACGACCGGTACGTCGAACTATCGAAGGAGTCGATGTATGCGGTCGGCCAGCGGGTGACGAGTCGTGATTTCCACTCCTGTCACACGTTCGACGTGTGTGACGAGGTGGACGGAATCGCCGCGCCGACGCTCGCCGTCGTCGGCGAATACGACATGCTCACGCCGCCGTGGTATCACGAATTCCTGGCCGAGAACGTGCAGGACGGCAGCTACGCGGAAATAGAGGGAGCGGCCCACCTCGCCATGCTCGAAACCCCCGACGCGTTCAACGAGACGGTCGTGGAGTTCCTCGACGCCGCGCGGTAG